From Argopecten irradians isolate NY chromosome 3, Ai_NY, whole genome shotgun sequence:
agtgcactatGATGTTAAatctagtgcactacgatgttaactctagtgcactacgatgttcactctagtgcactacgatgttcactctagtgcactacgatgttcACTCTAGTGCACTAGCTAGTGAACCAGAGTTAACTTTACTTGTGCACTCCAGTGCACTTCACTTCCAAGTTTAGCTTGCTcccaactgtacatgtacatatacaatatgtaatttgGTTTCgtcaaaattatataaaacagaacatTTACCTCCTCCATGTTTCATTCCTCATGACTTTAAAATGTACGTCACCCTTCATGACCTGATAATGACCTTATTAAGCGTATATCATGCCAAATACTAGTAAACTTAAATGGGACACACACATATAAATTATATCACCGCAAACTTAAAAATCAATTCATCACATGATAACTAAAAATCAACACATATTTATACAAGCACTAGTCCGACCAAAACTCCTCTTCCATATGGGACCCCCACAATTGTGAGAACACAAACCAAATCCAACAGATAGAAAAACAGcacaacgcagagcagcaagatacgtaaacaacaaaatatcacGACACCAGTTCTGTTACAAACATGATCCTTCAACCACAGGTTTACGaagcgcaaaaaaaaaaaaaaaaaaaaaaaaaaaagtatttttttttgcgcgtcgtaaacctgtgctTCAACTCAGCTGGCCAACAATACAGACACGACGGCTACACACAAGATTATTAATACTTTTCTACGAAATGATACGTAATATAGTTGCCGTCGAACACGATACCTTACTCATACATGTACCTGCAGATCACAGAATTAGACACTTTAATCCACATTACTTCAGACAAATCTCTGCtacaaacaataacacaatgaCCCCTCCCCCCCTTGTACCTTTCTTTCATTCTTTTCAAACCCTTCACCCCTTCTGATCAATCTCGACTAAAATAAATTAATCGTCATTATTGACGGCGTCGTGAAAGCCAAAGaggaacaaaattaaaaaataatcgGTCTTTAAATACCAATGTAGCTACCAGAGGGCCCAATTTTATACTGTACACACTTACTAGTCCGTGTATtactttcaactttcctttatgGTCAACTGAactggccgtcgtattaatatgtgagaacttttggaaggccaatgaacgcatttagactggttgtctttgcccgactattcactttaatatatatgtaaattattaatTCTATGTAATGTGGTTATGTtgtactatatacatgtacgatgtGTTTTACTGGttgattatatttattacaattatattGTATTAGGCAGATAAAATAAATGTCTCTTTAGGGTTATTTGACGATCCTAATTCTTTTGACCCCCCACcgtatttttttccacttttctacgaaaaaaaaatagttgggatttcgatctcagactccggttccggccaatattttagagtgaaagacactaaaaatcaaatattccgacctaccgaccctatttttttggcTTTTAATTATTAACTTATAGTATATACAGCGAGTATAACAAAaaatcgatactccaggggttgctATTATCACTTTCGTTATTCAAACCCTGGAtcatctcatagtaaaactgaaggcagtccaagagaaaaaactgaccaattacAGGCCAACAGATCTACAAAATTCCCTTGAAGATAACAGGCAGCGATGCTCGATTTCAAAGCCACAAAGGCAACCGCAATGTACCATTATATTctattcttttgatgtacatcaaatgaccaaTTAAACTGTCAATCCATTGTCGTACACAGAGCATTCAGGCTAGTTTAATTTGTCCCCTGCCGGTGAAACCAGAGGGGACTAtagtgtctgtctgtctgtctgtctttctgtccatacagcttgggattgaatttaggtcaaaaggtcaactacaaaggttactgttactaaaaatagatttttcaAAAATTCCGTTTCCAGATAATAACTTcagaaaatatcaataaattttgatcaaactttAACACAATTGTAGCATAGatgaaaatacagcttgggatttaATTTGGGGTAAAAaagtcaactacaaaggtcactgttactaaaatagattgtttcacaaaattttaCTTTCCAGACGAAAATTGAGAAAACACcaacggattttgatcaaatttcacaCCATGGTAGTCTTTGAACAAATACAGCTTGGAATTGAATTTGGAGTCAAAAGGTCGACTACAAAGGTCAAAGTTACTAAAAATACATTGTTTCACAAGCttccagatgataacttgagaacacatcaacttaatttgttcaaacttcatacaataataacatattaGAAAATACAGTTTGAGATTGAATTTGGGATAAACAAAAATCAACGACAAAGGTCACTGTTCCTAAAAATATATTCACAAGTTTCCGGACGATAatttgagaacacatcaacagattttgatcaaacttcacacaatggtagcctACGAACAAATACAGCATGGGATTGAAAttgaggtcaaaaggtcaacaacaaaggtttctgttactaaaatagattgtttcacttTAGTTTCCAGACAATAAATTGAGAACACaaacagaatttgtttaaacttcatacagtgatagcataactaagcaataataactTAGAAAATATAATTGACGGCAGGGGGCGTGTGTTGCTTGCAATACTGATTGTAAGCTTGTTACATCTGACGTAGTTCAAGGGTGgatcacaggcgtttggctctgtAGAtcatttttctctatatatacattatacagtacTACATTATACAGTACTAACAAatgtataaagaaaaaaaatatctatagagccaaatgccTGTGGTGGATACCATGATAgcaacccctggaatattgaggatggtaaagatttcatttttttcatttcatcaaatgTTATTGACACATATTTTACATGGTAAAGGTTTGATACGTACCACGTGAGTATAACCTCGGGAGGTAATCCCAGGCTggaaaaatgtatttgttagGGATGATAAAGGAAAGCTTATTGCAGTACTCTACATCCCATCCATACTCGGTCTTCCATTTCCCAGCTTCTGGATTGAACAAGTCGTATATGGGTCTCTTAATGCTGTTCCGTAGGTTGGCATATGCATCCTCAACAGCTATGAAGAAATCGGTAGTGTCGCACTGAAAGAAATGTGAAAATCTGGTTTGGTGTGGATattttaaagtcctattaacagcacgGTAATTTATGGACATgccatgtttatatatatagggaacagctggagtacccagagaaaaacatCGCCTGGTGGTCTGTATCTGGCAACTGATATCTGaaaatttccaaatattataattgttaagaaaagAAACATATACGATTCATGCAAAGTATACATTTACAATTATTGCTACCAATCTGGAATGGTAGCAATTATAACCGGTTTTTTTTTACCTGCCATATTGTAGGGATTTCATTTGGTTATAACGAATCTGATCGGTGGTTAAAAGGCGCAAGATATCGAACTACAAACTTAGCCGGGAGCAGCCGTTCTTAGggctagattagacggttagacgaATTGAATCGGTCATTTTACATTATATCAAGTGGAAATGGTAGTTTAATGACTCATTGCAGTCGgttgtttatatgtaaattgTGCATATGACCAAGTTAAACTAATGTCATTGCAATGTTAATGAAACTTTAACgtctaaatgttttgaaataaatcaatatgTAAACTATATGTTAACCACTCGAACTCAGTTACTACATTAATATTGTGACTCTTTGGCGATATCATTTTATGAAAGtaacacaaatttaaaatgCGCGATGATGGGGccgaacccccccccccccccccccccccccccctccatcCGCACCTCTGCCCCGAGCTTTTAAGATTACCTCCAATCGTCGATCGGGATGAAAGCGACGCCGAAGCCTTTTATAGGATGCTTTAATGTCTTCGAAACTGGCGTCACGGGAAACATTCAAAATCCAGTATGCGTCCTTTTTATCTTTTGGTGCCATCCATCTTGACAAACGGAACAAGTTGTTGTTGTGATGGAGACATACTGTaacagtaaacaaacaaaattagtACAACACTCAATCACGAGTTAGATAAAAACCATGGTCCAATTAGTCAACAGAAagagaacacaaaaaataatttgacaCAAAGAACATAAAAACACAAAGAATttagattgaaaaaaataacttgaattttaattttgtttcctCTGTTAGGAAACTGagatgaaatatatatgatcCTTGTAAGTGCGTATGACAGCATTGTAAAACAAGTGATAATTAAACATAATATTATCAAATCAAACCACTCACTTAGAACAGCGATTACACTCAAACCTAGAAAACGGATTCCTTGTTTATGGAGAAGAAAGTCCATtctgaaaatgaaacatatacAATTTATACTAAGTCTTATACAATGTTGATTGAAAAATTAAGGTTCTGTCGTTTTTGTTATTATGAACACGCATTGTTCATGTAATCGGAAACCTGCAACACTTTCTACAATGTATAACCTTTCGTTAACGTGTCCTTGTTTACAGATAGTGTCCATGGTTCCTGATTGTATATGTAGCTACACAGTAAGACATGCATTTTCAGCGTACGTTGTTTATCGCACAAACAAACTAGAATTTTGTCCAATATTACTCTCAGTAActcttttatattattttttattacattctGGAGTTTCAAATTAGCATACGCCTTAGCTCCTGATATTTTATTACTGGTGGTAAGAAGACCAATGAACAACGATTGAAGACTCGCCGAcgcattgtaataaatgtatttgttgTAAATACTGCGAGTTATTATCAATGTAACTAGTACACTACGTACACTACGGATACCTCAGGGGATACTATTACTggcgttatatccaccctggaCTAATTCATAGTAAAAACTGAAGACAGTTCAGGAGAAAGAATCTGACCAATCACTAAATCACTATAAATATGACCTTGACTtgaattcaaggtcacagcCTTAAACACCTGAAACATTAAACGACTACTTGTCAAGTTATGGAAAGTCTAGAGACTTGATAGTGGGTCCACTGCCGCATGCAGAGATAAATAAATGACCTAGACTTTTAACCAAGGTCACATAGACCAAATaaacttaaatctttaaacatgTTCTTGTCAAATACCGGGAGGCCTAGATACCTGTTACTGGGCATGTAACATGAGGGGATACATGTACGTGTAGATAACCATTGACGTTATTAATGTAGATAACTTGACAttaattcaaggtcacgggggccaaataaaataaagtctttcaaaattttttgtCAATTTCTGGAAGGCCTAGAGACATTTTGTGCTACCGCTAcccagtttgttaatatgaatgacacTGACCTTTAGTCAAGGTCACAAAGATAAAGGTCACATCGGCCAAATAACCTTTAATCTTGAAACGTCTTAATTCTTGTCAAGTTCTCAAAGGCATGGAGACTTGAGAATGGACCTTGTAGCATGCTAAGATAAaaggttaccaagtttgtttatatttatatgtatatatatttatatagaaaaCAATGCACAAACGACGAAGTCTtcgttaacatatatataaatatatataaatgacattgaccgtAGTTCATTGTTGATGAAAAAGCTCTTCAAACTGTCCAGCAGGGttggggtaattaaaaatgtaattgtaattaattgcaattaattacattttttcaagtaattgaaagtaatttgtaattaagaaatatttcaattacatgtaattgtaattgtaattcattacattctaaaaatgtgtaattaacaattacatttcaattacttttcaattacataatacatatttacTAATGTCTAATACCAAGATTAATTAATGACATATATTTGGCTATATAGAAATTTAAACAATTAAGTAACACATGTGAGGCAGTGACCATAGTATACACTACACTTGTACCTCtttttacctgtagtttaccCCTCAGGCAATATACAGGTGTGAGGTGTGAACACATAGCCTGTGATTACAACTCACAAAGGTCTTGCTTATATAACATCTGTTGATCACTAATTAGCATATCTAATGAAGGCAAAAGTATGGATGATAGCTCATATTAGTCTTCACCGCCCCCTGCCAAGAAAATTAATACAGAAGtctttttcagttttcttcCCATTACACCCCCACGAAAGAGACACAACTCAGGTCTTAAATTCAATGCTTTAATGAGAGATGTTGTGACCCATTAAAGTTCTGGAAAGATAATCCTTGCTGATATCCAAATTCATCTATTTTAGCTAGCAAGCATTTATAGCTATACCAGCCACTTCTGCTCAAGTAGAGAGATTGTTTAGTGCTGCTGCCAAAGTATTCCGATCACACATAATCAGACTGTCTGATGATAATTTTCAAgctgatgatgataaaatgcaatTCAAAAACATGAATACCTGGTACCTAAAGTTGACACATTTGCCAATGTTACTGCTAGGtccaataaaaatgtacatgtaaaactaaTACACCCTACCAGTACTCAATTGTAACTTGCGGTTTATGTGAAGTGAGCATGTGTTCTGTCAGAATTTACTGATATTGACTTATATATCTGTATCAATGCTAAATTGTATGACgttatcaaaaataaacatattaggaaaatgtaatgtgtaattgtaattaattactttttgaatgtaattgtaattgtaattaattacatttacaaaactgagtaattgtaattgtaattgtaattgactTTAGACCAAgtaaattgtaattgtaattaattacattgcaatgtaattgaCCCCAACCCTGCTGTCCAGCGACCATTTCTAGTCgtataatataaatgttttaagatGGCGAATAATACAACAATGCATGATAAGGATCCGACTCCTGCTATCTATCATAAGGCGTACTAGATGTTTACACTCCCCATCGAATCATAGTTTTATAATATGGGTataaatgaaaattcatttctaTAGAAGCCAATTGTTTAATAGAAAGACTTGATTCGCTTCGCAGCATTTGAATGGGATAATTTTTCAGAAGATAGTGTTCTTGGTCTAGAAACTGTACTTTTAAATACACATGTAACGCGCGATTGAATCACAAGTTCCGCCGTCGACCACAACGCGGAGTGTCTCTGTTTTTATGAAGAATGTTGACATCAACGaaacatatatcatatgtattgtGCCATTTGCGCCCACGGGTTCATATTTGTGATGCACATATATTTGTAGTACAGGAGCCAAATATTTCAACCGCATAATTGTAAATTATAAACTGTATTTTGACAAATACATACGATGTCAAACACGATATTATAGTTTGAAAAGAGCATCTACATGAAATTCACTTATCAGAAGATACCGATAAAATAAATGCTATTGCAGATTTTACAGATCAAACCTGGGGTATTATATGACGTATTATAAGTCGTGATACCAATATAAATGAACTCCTACTAGTGTGATCCCTGAACGATAAAGCCATTTTGTTTCCGCCACTAGTTTTATCAAATATTCATCGTAATACAAAATGCAATGATATTAATGCTCGGAtggttttaatatattttccaCACAGAAATGCCATATAAAGTGCATTATTTCATAGCTTAAGTTTTAAATGAaagttgtgacgtcattttactgtatatacTGTTGCAATATTTGATGATACAGAAAGATAGGAGCAGATCACCTAAGGAAGTGATGAGGATTAGATTCACCAGTAAATATATTAACTGTTTATTGCTTTATGATACTAGTACTGTGAGCGGTGGCAGTGAgactaatgtacatgtagtggcATTTAACAGATCACACAATTTGAAAACGTTGTGTAAATGGGCTTCCATACAAACGTATTTACCAGACACTTTGATGTGAGACTATTCTACTGATTGTTAATGGCGCTggttatcatcattaaatattGACATTATTAATACTACCTGACCATAATCATTTAAGAATTATTCCAATTTTACTGACAATTgtctatttaacattaaaatgaatattgaataataaaaacatattccATTGTATATACAAGAACAATTGAATAAGGCAGATTTTATAGGGGAGAGAGAGAATAATTAAGCTCATCAGGCCATCATCAATAGAACGCCTATCAACTTGTATATTACTATTTACTTTTATTGTATTGTCAGACCAGGTAGTCATTCGAATACTGAACCTCCAGTACACGATGTCACGTCTCAACCTCAAACTTTGTTATTCATTTAATTTAACATATAGTTTATT
This genomic window contains:
- the LOC138317658 gene encoding selenoprotein S-like isoform X4 yields the protein MPSNLSLIMDFLLHKQGIRFLGLSVIAVLICLHHNNNLFRLSRWMAPKDKKDAYWILNVSRDASFEDIKASYKRLRRRFHPDRRLECDTTDFFIAVEDAYANLRNSIKRPIYDLFNPEAGKWKTEYGWDVEYCNKLSFIIPNKYIFPAWDYLPRLYSRVTGVLQQYGWFIVLGCLILLYIRSKLKPAYNQMKRKAEESRDKKIDPEVAQSRLEAMERARQRLQEQHDAKASQYMEKQLQREENAETPKGLKPKPKLRDSDYNPLMGGGGGGASYRPSRRTGGGGGG